CCGGCGGCGCACCCGGCACGACGGCACGAACCTCCTCCACGATCGCGTGGAGTTCGCGGGCCGGGTACCGGTGGCCAGGGGTGTCGGCGTGCGGGTGCACACCCATCGACGTCGCCGCCACGAATTCCGGTTCGCGCAGCCACGCCATCGTCGCTTCGACGGTGTCACCGGTCTTCACCGCTTGCACCAACGCCCAGCGCAGCGCCTCGCGACTCGCCGGCGACCCGTCCACACCAACCAGGATCATGGCCTTCTCCTCTCCGTTCACCTGGAGCGTTCGCCCTGCGACGGCATGACCGACAGGGACCTAAGCCACCACACGCCGGGGTCGATGCGCACCACCGCCCACGCCGCGCGGCCTTCAGGGCCGAAGGTCCCGGAGCCGACGGGACCGCGGCCACTGACCAGGCCGATCCCGTGTCGGGAGGCTGGAGGCGAGCACCCGAGGAGGGGACATGGAAGAGACGATCGTGGTGGGCGTGGACGGCTCACCGGTCAGCCGGACCGCGTTGCGCTGGGCCGTCGAGGAAGCCAAGCTGCGCGGCTGCGCGGTCGAGGCGGTCCTGGCCTGGCACGTGGACTACGCCATGGTGATCGGGCCGATGTCAGCCACCGTCGCCGCCGGGATGGACCGCGACAAGCTGCGCGAGGAACACCGGCGCGTGCTCGACGAGGTGGTGGCGGAGGCCGGTGGCGACGTTCGGCCCGTGCTCACCGAGGGCGACGCCCGCGACGTGCTGGTCAAGGCGGCCGAGCACGCGTCGCTGCTCGTGGTCGGCAGCCGGGGAGCGGGGCCGGTCCGCGAGGTGTTGCTGGGTTCGGTCAGTTCCTACTGCGTGCACCACGCCAACTGCCCCGTGGTGGTCATGCGCACGCCCAAGCCGGAGCACGTCGAGCCCAAGCCGATCATCACCCCGGGACCGCTGCTGTGACCGCCTCTGTGAACGTCGACCGGGCGTTGTTGGCGGACGGCTCCGTGGTCGCGCTGCGCGAGCTGGGAACCGCCGACGCGGACGCCCTGCTCGCCCTGCACCGCGACCTGCCGGTGGACGACCGCTACCTGAGGTTCTTCAGCGCCGCGCCGCGGCACCTGGACGAGTTCGTCGCCCGGCTGACCTCGCCCACCGAACCCCTGCACGTGGTGATCGGCGCGTTCGCCTCGAACGTCCTGGTCGGTGCGGCGAGCTACGTCCTGCTCGACGACGACACCGCCGAGGTGGCGTTGGTGGTAGCGCACGACCGGCAGTCCCACGGGGTCGGCACGCTGTTGCTGGAGCACCTGGTCTCCCTGGCGAGGCGGCGGGGCGTGCGGCGGTTCCGCGCCGAGGTGCTCTCGGTCAACTCGAAGATGTTGCGGGTCTTCGCCGACCTCGGTCTGGTATGGACGTCCACAGTGGATAGCGGGGAGGTCCGCGTCGACCTCGGCCTCGATCCCGGCGAGCGCTACCTGGACGCCGTCGCCGACCGCGAGCAGGCCGCCGACGTGGCCAGTCTGCGTGCGGTGCTGAAGCCGACGTCGGTCGTGGTGGTCGGCGCGGGTCGGAAGTCGTCGTCCGTGGGCAACGCGGTGCTGGCCAACCTGGTCGACGGCGGCTACACCGGCGCGCTGTACGCGGTGAACCCGCACGCCCGGCAGATCCTGGGTGTGCGGTGCCATCCCACGGTCACCGAGCTGCCTGAGGCGCCCGACCTGGCGGTGGTGTGCGTGCCCGCCGAGGCGGTCGCGCGGGTCGCCGAGGACTGCGGTCGGCGTGGGGTGAAGGCGCTGGTCGTGATCACCTCCGGCGTTGACCCCGACGGGCTGCTGGAGGTCGTGCGACGGCACGGCATGCGCATGGTCGGTCCGAACTGCGTCGGCGTGTCCAGCACTGACCCGGATGTGCGGATGGACGCCACCTTCACCCGCGACCGGACCGGGCAGGGCGGCATCGGCCTGGTCACCCAGTCCGGTGGTGTGGCGATCGCCGCGGCCGAGCAGCTGCGGCGGCTGGGGCTGGGCACCTCGGAATTGGTCTCGACCGGTGACAAGTACGACGTGTCCGGCAACGACCTGCTGCTGTGGTGGGAACGCGACGAGCGGACCCGGGCGGTGGCGCTGTACCTGGAGTCGTTCGGCAACCCGCGCAAGTTTTCCCGTCTGGCCCGGCGGGTGGCGCGACGCAAGCCGGTGCTGGCGATCCGGGCGGCGGGCAGCGAGGCCGGTCAGCGTGCCGCCGCGTCGCACACCGCCTCGACCGCCACCCCTGCCGTGACGCGGGACGCGTTGTTCCGGCAGGCGGGGGTGATCGCGGTGGACGGCGTCGGCGAGATGGTCGACGTGCTGGCCGCGCTGCACGCCACTCCGCTACCCGCTGGTCGCAATGTGGCCGTGCTCGGTAATGCGGGCGGACTCGGAGTGCTGGCCGCGGACGCCTGCGCCCACCACGGGTTGACCATCGCAGATCTGGGTCCGGACACGGTGGAGGCGCTTGAGGCGCTGCTGCCGGGCACCGCGAGCCCGCACAACCCGGTCGACACCACGGCGGTCGTGGACGACCGCACGTTCGCCCGCTGCCTGGACCTGCTGGTGGCCGATCCGGCGGTGGACGCGGTCATCGCGGTCACCGTGCCCACGGCGTTGGGCGACCCGGCCGGTGGTATCCACCCCACGTCCAAGCCGGTGCTCGCGGTGAGCGCCGACCAGGACGGGGCGGTGTCGCTGCGCGGCGACGCCATCGCCTGCTACACCGAACCCGCCCGTGCCGCCGCCGTGCTCGCCGCGCTGGCCGAGCGCGCGACGTGGTTGCGCCGCCCCGTACCGGAGCCCGCCGAGCTGTCGGGGATCGACTTGCCGACCGCCCGCGCGGTCGTCGCCGCCCACCTCGCCGTCGACCCCGCCGGTGGCTGGCTCGACCCCGACCAGGCGGTGCGGCTGCTGGGCGCGTTCGGGCTGCCGGTCCTCGGCGGAGTGCTGGTGGAGGACGCCGAGTCCGCGGTGGCCGCACAGCGGTCGTTCGGCGGACCCATCGCCCTCAAGGCCGTGGCCCGGGGACTGCTGCACAAGAGCAAGGGCGGCGGCGTGCTGCTCGACCTGGCCGGTGAGGACGCCGTGACCTACGGCTTCGAGTCACTGCGCGAGCGGTTCGGCGAGCAACTGCACGGCGTGTTCGTGCAGCCGATGGCCGACCGGGGACGCGAACTGCTCGTCGGCGTGGTGACCGATCCCCAGTTCGGCCCGCTCGTGGTGACCGGTCTGGGTGGTGTGGACACCGACCTGGTCGACGACCGCGCCGCAGCCCTCGCACCGCTGTCGGAGGCGGACGTGGACGACCTGCTGCACGGCTTCCGGGCCGCACCCAGGGTGTTCGCCGAGCACGACGAGGCGGCCGTGCGGGACGTGCTGCTGCGGGTCGGCCGGCTGGCCGAACTCGTCCCGGAGATCGCCGAACTCGACCTCAACCCGCTGGTCCTGACCGGGCAACGCGTGCTGGCGGTCGACGCCAGGGTCCGCGTCGCGCCCGCCGCACCGGTCGACCCGTTCCTGCGCAGGCTCCGCGACCCGAGGAGGACGTCATGACCGTCATCGCCACCGCCCCGGTCGAGGTGACCTACGAGTCCGGCGAGGAGTACGTGGTGCGGCTGGGCGATCACCGCCTCCGCACCGACCAGCCGCGGGACTCCGGCGGCCGCGACGCGGGCCCGAGCCCGGTCGAGCTGCTGGTCGCGTCGATGGCCGCCTGCACCGCCTTCTACGCGGGCCGGTTCCTCGACCGCCACGGCGAGACGCGGCACGGCCTGTCGGTGACCGCCCGGTACCGGACGGTCTCCGACCCGCTCGCCCGCATCGCCGAGGTGAGCCTGACCGTGCGCGTGCCGCAAGGGCTGTCCGAGCGGCACAGGACCGCCCTGCTGGCCGTGGTCCGGCACTGCACCGTGCACAACACGCTCCGGCGAGCGCCGGAGATCCTCATCGAGTTGACCGAGGTGAAGTCATGAACGCAGGTCCGATCGTCGTCGGTATCGACGGCACCCCCGCCGGCGAACGCGCGCTGCGCTGGGCCATGGACGAGGCGGCGCAGCGCAAGCTGCCGCTGCACGTCGTCAACGCGTACCAGTACGAGCCGCTGGCCGACTGGGCGATGACGTCCGAGCAGGACGCGCGGGCTCGTTCGGAGGCGCTGGTCGAGGACGCATTGCGCGCGGTGGCCGTGGGCAGGCTGGAACTCCCGCGGATCATCCGGCATTGCGTGCGGGGACCGGCCGCCGAGGCGCTGGAAGTGCAGGCGCGGGGCGCGTCGATGCTCGTGGTGGCCTCGCACAGCGGCAGCCGCCTGCGACAGGTGCTGCTCGGCAGCACCAGCGCGCACTGCGTGCGACACGCGACCGTGCCCGTGGTGGTCCTTCCTTCGGCCGACGAGCAGCACGACGGGGCGGCGGTCGGCACGGGACAGGAGGCCGGGCGATGAGAGTCCGTGACCTCATGACGCGCGACGTGGTGACAGTGTCGCCCGAGTCGCCCGCGCGTGACGCTGCGGCCCTGCTGGCCACCAAGGGGTTCACCGCCCTGCCGGTGGTCGACGGAGCCGGCACCCTGGTCGGCGTGGTGACCGAGACCGACGCGCTGCGCGACCGGCTGCCGGTCGACCCGCGCACCCTCGTGCACGGTGAACCGTCGCGGGCGCGCGCCGTCCCGCGCCGGACCGTCGCCGACGTGATGAGCGAGCCCGTGGTCGCCGCCGCGCCCGGCACGGACGTAGCCGAGCTGGCGCGGTCGATGGTGCGGCACGGCGCGCGCAGCGCGTGCGTGGTGGACGGCAAGCGGCTGGTCGGCATCGTCACCCGACGCGACATGCTGCGCGCGATCAGCCGTGACGACCGAACGCTGGCCGCCGAGGTCCTGCACCGCCTGAGCCTCTACGCCGACGCCCACCGCTGGACGGTGTCCGTGGTGGACGGCCGTGTGTCGATCGTGGACACGGTGGACGACGAGTGCGACCGACACGTGGCCGCGGTGCTCGCGGGCGCCGTTCCCGGTGTGGTCGACGTCCGCTTCCCGGAGGCCCGGCATGCCGTCGACCACGGCTGAACGTGAGGCGATGCCTCACGGTATGCCGGTGCACGAGGTCGTGCTGCTCGCCGAGACCGACGCCGACACCGGCCTGTCCGGCGTCGTGGCCGGCGAGCGGCTGGCCTCGCTGGGCCCGAACAGGCTGCCCGAGCGGCGCGGCCCCGGCCGGCTGCGACGGATGCTCGCCCAGTTCCACAACCCGCTGATCTACGTTTTGCTCGGCGCGGCGGCGTTGACCGCCGCGCTGGGCGAGACCGTGGACGCTTCCGTGGTGCTGGGCGTGGTCCTGGTCAACGCGATCGTCGGCTACATGCAGGAGGTGCGGGCCGAACGCGCCCTCGACGCCCTGGAGGCAATGGTCCGCACCGAGGCGACCGTGATCCGCGATGGCACCGCTGCGCGGATCACGTCCGACGATCTGGTGCCCGGCGACCTGGTCGTGCTGGAGGAGGGCGACCAGGTGCCGGCCGACTTGCGGATCGTGCGCACGCGCGAGTTGCGCGTGGACGAGTCCGCGTTGACCGGCGAGTCTCGGCCCGCGCACAAGGACCCGCTGCCCGTGCCGCACGACACCGCGCTGGCCGACCGCGCGAACATGGCCTACTCCGGCACGCTCGTCACCACCGGCGGCGGGCGTGGCGTGGTGGTCGCCACCGGCGCCGACACCGAGATCGGCCACGTGCACCGGCTGGTCGGCACCACGACGACCGTGCAGACGCCGCTGACCCGCAAGCTCACCCGGTTCAGCAAGCTGCTGACCGTTGTCATCCTCGGGTTGGCCGTGGTGACCGTCGTCATCGGGGTGTTGCGCGGTGAGCCGTTCGCCGAGATGGTGACCGCCGCCGTCGCGCTCGCGGTCGGTGCGATCCCCGAAGGGCTGCCCGCCGCGGTGACGGTGACTCTGGCCATCGGCGTGGCGCGCATGGCGCGGCGCAACGCCGTCATCCGCCGACTGCCCGCCGTGGAGACCCTCGGCAGCACCACGATCATCTGCACCGACAAGACCGGCACCCTCACCGCCAACGCCATGACCGTGCGCCAGGTCGTGGCCGGCGGGCAGCGATGGGACGTCGACGGCATCGGCTACTCGCCGCTCGGCGATCACCCGCCCGCGCCGGAGGCCGTGCGTGAGGTTCTGCTGGCAGGGCTGGCGTGCAACGACGCCCACGTCGTCCTCCAGGACGACCGCTGGACCGCCGTCGGCGACCCCACCGAAGCCGCGCTGGTCGTGTCCGCGCTCAAGGCCGGGTTGACGGCACAGGACGTGCCCGAACGCGTGGACGAGTTGCCGTTCACCTCGCAGCGCCGGTTCATGGCCACCCGGCACACCGGTGGCGTGGTCTACCTCAAGGGCGCGGTCGAGCGCATCTTCGAGTTCACCGGCTCCACCGACCACGCCGCCGCCGAAGAGTTGGCCGTTCGCGGCCTGCGGGTGCTCGCGTTCGCCCAGGCGCACGTGCCCGAAGACAGCCCGTTGACCGAGGACGCGCTGCACGGCGCCGTCCTGCTCGGCCTCCAGGCCATGCACGACCCACCCCGGCCCGAGGCTGTCGACGCGGTCCGCGCCTGCCAGGACGCGGGCATCGAGGTCCGCATGATCACCGGAGACCACCTCGGCACCGCCCGTGCCATCGCCGCCCACTTCTCCCTCGCCGACGACGCCGTGCACGCGCGCGTGTCGCCCGAGGAGAAGTTGAGGCTGGTCAAGCAGTTCCAGGCCGACGGACACGTGGTCGCGATGACCGGTGACGGCGTCAACGACGCACCGGCGTTGCGGCGCGCCGACATCGGCGTCGCCATGGGACGCGGCGGCACCGACGTCGCCAAGCAGGCCGCCGACATGGTGCTGACCGACGACAACTTCTCGTCCATCCGCGCCGCGGTGGAGGAGGGGCGCGCGGTCTTCGACAACCTGCGCAAGTTCATCATCTGGACCCTGCCCACGAACATGGCCGAGGGACTGGTCATCCTCACCGCGATCCTGCTCGGCACCGCCCTGCCGATCCTGCCGGTGCAGATCCTGTGGATCAACATGACCACCGCCGTCGCGCTCGGCCTGACCCTGGCCTTCGAACCACGCGAACCCAACGTCATGCGCCGCCCACCGCTGCCGCCGTCACTGCCACTGCTCACCGGCGCGCTGGTGCAACGCATCCTGCTCGTCTCCGCCGTGCTGCTGGCCGGGTCGTTCGCCGTCTTCCACCTGCACGGCGGAACGCTGGACCAGGCGCGGACGGTCGCGGTCAACGTCTTCGTCGCCGCCCAGATCGCCTACCTGTTCAACTGTCGGTCGCTGCGGGACCTCCGGCCGCACGTCGGCTTCCGCCGCAACCCGTGGCTGCCGGCCGGCATCGCCGTCACCGTCGCCCTGCAACTGCTGTTCACGTACCTCCCGGTGATGAACACCCTGTTCCACACCGCGCCGATCGGCTGGCGCGACTGGGCGGCCGTGGTGGCGCTGGCCGTCGTCGCCTACGGGGTGGTCGAAGTCGAGAAGTGGTGGCGTCGCAGCAGGTGATGGGCCGAACGTCCACCGACACGACAAAGCCGGTGATCCGGGAGCGACTCCCGGATCACCGGCTCGTGACGGCCGGGTTCAGCGGCCCATGTCGGCGAGCTGGTGCTGCAACTTGTCGTGCAGCAGGTCCACGGCCTCCTGGTAGGTCTCGGCGCTCGCGTTGGCGTTGACCGGTGTTCCATTGACGTCCAGGGACGCGTGCGCCGCCAGCAGCCGAGGCCCGTCGGTGCTCAGCCGGACCTTCGCGTAGGAGATGTCGGCGGGGGAGTACTTGGCGACGGTGGCGACTTTGGCGCGGGCGTAGTCGGCGGCTTCGCCGGACACACCGGCGGCCAGGTCGACCCTGATGGTGACGATCTCGTGCACGTGGCTCATGCCTCCAGCCTCGCCGTTGCCCGCGCCGGTCGACAGTGACCAAGGTCCCGGCCGGCAGGGACCCTCGGAACTGGGGCCGGCCCGATGACGAAACCAAGCTGGGGGCCATCACCCCGAAACCTGGTCAGGAGAGCGAGATGTCGCAGCAGCCGGAGAACACCGTGCCGGACTTGTCCTTGGTCGATGCCTACTGGCGGGCCGCGAACTACCTCTCGGCAGGGCAGATCTACCTGCTGGACAACCCCCTGCTGACCGAGCCGCTGAGGGCTGAGCACATCAAGCCCCGCCTGCTGGGCCACTGGGGCACCACGCCCGGCCTGAACTTCGTCTACGCCCACCTCAACCGGGTGATCAACGACCGGTCCCAGGACGTGCTGTTCGTGACCGGTCCGGGTCACGGCGGTCCGGCGCTGCTGGCCAACACCTGGCTGGAGGGCTCATACACCGACACGCACCCCAACGTGCAGCGTGACGGCGAAGGCATGCGCAAGCTGTTCCGCCAGTTCTCCTTCCCGGGCGGGGTGCCCAGCCACGTGGCGCCCGAAGTGCCCGGCTCCATCCACGAGGGCGGCGAGCTCGGGTACTCGTTGGCGCACGCGTTCGGCGCGGCGTTCGACAACCCCGACCTGGTGGTGGCGTGCGTCGTCGGCGACGGTGAGGCCGAGACCGGGCCGCTGGCCGCGAGCTGGCACGGCAACAAGTTCCTCGACCCGGCGAACGACGGCGCGGTGCTGCCGATCCTGCACCTCAACGGCTACAAGATCGCCAACCCGGCGATCCTGGCCCGCATCCCGCACGACGAGCTGGACTCGCTGCTGCGCGGTTACGGCTACGCCCCGTTCTACGTGGAGGGCGACGACCCGGCCCTGCTGCACCCGCGCATGGCCGAGGTCTTGGACGAGGTGTTCGACAAGATCCGGGCCATCCAGGACGCCGCTCGCGCCGGGGACCCGGAGCGCCCGCGCTGGCCGATGATCGTGCTGCGCACGCCCAAGGGCTGGACCGGTCCGTCCGAAGTGGATGGTGTGCCGGTGGAAGGCACGTGGCGTTCCCACCAGGTGCCGCTCTCCGGCGTCCGCGACAATCCCGGCCACCTGCGGCAGTTGGAGGCGTGGCTGCGCTCCTACCGGCCGGAGGAGCTGTTCGACGCCGACGGCCGCCCGAAGCCAGAACTGCTGGCGTTGGCGCCGCGCGGTGAGCTGCGGATGGGCGCCACCCCGCACGCCAACGGCGGCTTGCTGCTGCGAGAACTCCGCATGCCCGGCACCGCGCCGTACTCGGTCGAGGTGGTCAAGCACGGCACCACCACGTCCGAGCCGACCCGCGCACTGGGCCGCATGTTGCGCGACGTCATGACGTTCAACGCGGCCGAGAAGAACTTCCGCGTGTTCGGCCCGGACGAGACCGCCTCGAACCGCCTGGACGCGGTGTTCGAGGTGACCGCCAAGCAGTGGTTGGCCGAGAAGCTGCCCACCGATGAGCACCTGGAGCGCAGCGGCCGGGTGGTGGAGGTGCTGTCGGAGCACCTGTGCCAGGGGTTCCTGGAGGGCTACCTGCTGACCGGGCGGCACGGCCTGTTCAACTGCTACGAGGCGTTCACCCACATCGTGGACTCGATGTTCAACCAGCACGCCAAGTGGCTCAAGACCCATCGGGAGATCGACTGGAGGCGCCCCGTGGCGTCGCTGAACTACCTGCTCTCGTCGCACGTGTGGCGGCAGGACCACAACGGCTTTTCCCACCAGGATCCAGGCTTCATCGACCACGTGATGAACAAGAAGGCCGAGGTCGTCCGCGTCTACCTGCCCGCCGACACCAACACCCTGCTGTCCGTGGCCGACCACTGCCTGCGCAGCCGCGACTACGTCAACGTCATCGTCTCGGGCAAGAACTACACCCCGGACTGGCTCGACCCCGAGGAAGCCGACTTGCACTGCGCGCGCGGAGCGGGCATCTGGGATTGGGCCGGCACCGTCGACGGCCTGACCGAACCCGACGTCGTGCTCGCCTGCGCCGGTGACGTGCCCACCCTGGAGATCATGGCCGCCGCCGCGTTGCTGCGCGAGCACCTGCCCGAGCTGAAGATCCGGGTGGTCAACGTCGTGGACCTGATGCGGCTGCAACCGGACACCGAGCACCCGCACGGCATGCCCGACCGCGAGTTCGACGCCCTGTTCACCCCGGACAAGCCGGTCCTGTTCGCCTACCACGGCTACCCGTGGCTGATCCACCGCCTCACCTATCGCCGCACCAACCACCACAACATCCACGTGCGCGGCTACAAGGAGGAAGGCACCACCACCACACCGTTCGACATGTTGGTGCTCAACGACATGGACCGCTACCGGCTGGTCATCGACGTGATCGACCGGGTGCCCGGCCTGGGTGTCAAGGCCGCCGGGTTGCGCCAGCGGATGCAGGACCAGCGCACCCGCCACCACGCCTACATCCGTGAGCACGGCGAAGACCTGCCCGAGATCCGCGACTGGACTTGGCCCTACTGATGAACGTGCTCGTGGTCAACACGGGCTCATCGAGCCTGAAGCTGTCGGTGCTGGGCGAGGACGACACCGTCCTCGCCCAGCACCACGTCGAGCGGTGGAACGGCACACCGAACCTCGACCTGTCACTGCCGCCCGTGCACGCCGTGGGCCACCGCGTCGTCCACGGCGGCACCCGCTTCACCACCCCGACCCTCGTCACCCCCGACGTTCGCCGCGAGATCGCCGCCCTGACCGACCTGGCCCCACTGCACCAGCCCAGGGCGTTGGCGGGCATCGACGCGGCGCAAGCGCTGTTCCCCGACGTGCCGCACGTGGCGTGCTTCGACACCGCCTTCCACCGCACCCTGCCACCCGCCGCGGCGACCTACGCCCTGCCCGCCGCCTGGCGCGAGCGCTGGGACCTGCACCGCTACGGCTTCCACGGCCTCTCCCACGCCTACGCCTCCCGCCGCGCGGTCGAACTGGCCGGCGGCGGCACCCGCGTCGTGACCTGCCACCTCGGCTCCGGCTGCTCCCTGGCCGCCGTCCACGACGGCCGCTCGGTCGACACCACCATGGGCTTCACCCCACTGGCCGGTCTCCCCATGGCCACCCGCAGCGGCGACCTCGACCCCGGCCTGCTGCTGCACCTGCTCGACCACCTCACCCCCGCAGAACTGGCCGACGGCCTCGCGCACCACTCGGGCCTGGTCGGCCTGTCAGGTCGCGCCGACCTGCGCGACGTGCACACCGCGGTGGCCTCCGGCTCCGCCGACGCGCGACTGGCGCTCGACGTCTTCGTCCACCGCCTCCGTCAGGGCATCGCTGCCATGGCCGCATCGATGGGCGGCCTGGACCTGCTGGTGTTCACCGGCGGCATCGGGGAGCACGACGCCGAGTTGCGTGCTCAGGTGGTGGACGGCCTGGCGTTCCTGGGCGCTGCCCTCGACGTTGAGACCAATGCTGCTGTCCTGGGTGATACCAAGGTCAGCACGGAGGCCTCCACATCGGCGGTCTGGGTGGTCGTCTCTCGAGAGGACGCCGTGATCGCCGCAGCGACGAGGAACGCTTGCCCCTCCAGCCGGTGCAGCAAGGGATCCTCCAACCGGGTCGGACACGCCGGATAGCCAGACGACGCACCGGACTTCCGCTCGTGCTCCTCGTCGACGTGGCATACTGACCGCATGTCGCGTAAGGGTTTCAGAGGGGCGCCTCCCAAGGTGTCGCCAGAGCTCTTGCGCGCTCGACATCTCGAAGCTCCCGCTCAGCGGGAAGCCCGGCTGTCGATGGCCGTCCTGTTGGGTGATAGCGATGTTGTAGTCGGCGATCACGGATCGCTCGGTGCCTACACGTCTCTGATCAACACGACGGTAGCGGCTTCTGGGATGAGCCGTCGTGAACTGGTTGGTATGGCGCGTGCTGACCGCGCTGTGCACGAGACGATGCCTGACAGCGGCATCGACGCGGACGTCGACGTCGAGCGGTGGGATCGGTTGGCGCGGGAACTCCGCAGATCCGACCCCGGTCGTCAGCGCACCGAGTGGTTGGGCATTGAGGCGTTCGCGCCTGCTCACGCGTCGCGAATGAGGCGGTTCGTCGCAGAGCAGTGCGGACTTTTTCGGTTCTTCGTGAGTAAATCTCAAGAATTTCTTGGCACGTCTGCCGCGACCTACTTCCTTGCTACGGGTTCCGGCAAGACGATCACCATGTTGTGGTCTGCTATGCAGACTCGTCTTGAGCGTGCGATTGACAGCTTGTTTGTCTCCTGGGTCCTGCTGCTCAACCTCCGTGGCGACGGCAAGTTGTACTCGATCTTGCAACGCGTCAGGTTGGCGTCGCAGGTGGCTGCCGCGTTCCCGGATCAGCCGCCTGGTGAGGTAGTTGTGGCCTCAGGTCGCATGCCGCGTGGTCCTGATGTCCCTCGAGAGGTCCCTGTTCTGGCCCCTCGCGGGATGCGGTTCGTCCTGGCTTAGCCAAGTCGGTCTGCCCCGCTAGTCTTTGCGGAGTTGACCCATGAATACCGCCGGCACTATTGCTGCTCTTTCGAGCTTTATTGGTTCTACTGTCGCCGCAGTTGCCTCGGCACCACCGTGGGTGGTTCTGCTCCTCATCGGTACCGCTTTGTTCATCGTCATCGCGATGGCGGGACCGGCATGGATCACGGCGCTGACCGCATGGCATGAGGCCAAGGCGAGGCGAATCGACGATGCCCAGCAACAGGCCGAGAAAAGGCGCCGGGAGTTGCCGTCATCGACGGAGCGGCAGCCGGATGTGGGGCAAGTCGGTCAGTCCGCATCACGCCGTCGACGCCGTCGCAGGAGGCGCGGTAGGGGCGGTACGGGGAAGGCGGACGTATAGGTCTGGGTCATGTCGGCGAGCTCGCGGTGACTTCATGTCCGCAGACCCTGTGCGCGGAACTGGCCGCGCACATGTTCAACCAGTTCCGAGTCGGGGATCGGGGTGTCGGCCAGCGCGAACGGTAGGCCGATGGCTTCGTACTTTGGCGTGCCCATCTTGTGGAACGGCAGTACGTCGACCCGATCCACACTGTCCATAGTGGAGACGAACGAGGCGATCCCCTCCACGTTGTCCGTCGCGTCGGTCAAGCCGGGAACCAGGACGAATCGGATCCACATCGGCTTGTCCAGGTCGGCCAGCCGGCGGGCGAACCGCAGGGTCGGGGCGATCTCGCCGCCGGTGACGTGCCGGTAGGTGGTCGGGTCCCAGGACTTGATGTCCAGCAGCACCAGGTCGGTGTCGGCCAGGAGTTCGTCGGTGGCGCGGTCGCCGGGGAATCCGGAGGTGTCCAGGGCGGTGTGCAGGCCCATGCCCTTGACGGCGTGCAGCAGTTCGGCGGTGAACTCGGGTTGCAGCAGCGGTTCGCCGCC
This is a stretch of genomic DNA from Saccharothrix ecbatanensis. It encodes these proteins:
- a CDS encoding universal stress protein, producing MILVGVDGSPASREALRWALVQAVKTGDTVEATMAWLREPEFVAATSMGVHPHADTPGHRYPARELHAIVEEVRAVVPGAPPVAEVTIVGDARTALAQASRQADLLVVGAHGHSGLWFLPGSVTANCLRHATCPVVVVPPGRT
- a CDS encoding universal stress protein; protein product: MEETIVVGVDGSPVSRTALRWAVEEAKLRGCAVEAVLAWHVDYAMVIGPMSATVAAGMDRDKLREEHRRVLDEVVAEAGGDVRPVLTEGDARDVLVKAAEHASLLVVGSRGAGPVREVLLGSVSSYCVHHANCPVVVMRTPKPEHVEPKPIITPGPLL
- a CDS encoding bifunctional acetate--CoA ligase family protein/GNAT family N-acetyltransferase, translating into MTASVNVDRALLADGSVVALRELGTADADALLALHRDLPVDDRYLRFFSAAPRHLDEFVARLTSPTEPLHVVIGAFASNVLVGAASYVLLDDDTAEVALVVAHDRQSHGVGTLLLEHLVSLARRRGVRRFRAEVLSVNSKMLRVFADLGLVWTSTVDSGEVRVDLGLDPGERYLDAVADREQAADVASLRAVLKPTSVVVVGAGRKSSSVGNAVLANLVDGGYTGALYAVNPHARQILGVRCHPTVTELPEAPDLAVVCVPAEAVARVAEDCGRRGVKALVVITSGVDPDGLLEVVRRHGMRMVGPNCVGVSSTDPDVRMDATFTRDRTGQGGIGLVTQSGGVAIAAAEQLRRLGLGTSELVSTGDKYDVSGNDLLLWWERDERTRAVALYLESFGNPRKFSRLARRVARRKPVLAIRAAGSEAGQRAAASHTASTATPAVTRDALFRQAGVIAVDGVGEMVDVLAALHATPLPAGRNVAVLGNAGGLGVLAADACAHHGLTIADLGPDTVEALEALLPGTASPHNPVDTTAVVDDRTFARCLDLLVADPAVDAVIAVTVPTALGDPAGGIHPTSKPVLAVSADQDGAVSLRGDAIACYTEPARAAAVLAALAERATWLRRPVPEPAELSGIDLPTARAVVAAHLAVDPAGGWLDPDQAVRLLGAFGLPVLGGVLVEDAESAVAAQRSFGGPIALKAVARGLLHKSKGGGVLLDLAGEDAVTYGFESLRERFGEQLHGVFVQPMADRGRELLVGVVTDPQFGPLVVTGLGGVDTDLVDDRAAALAPLSEADVDDLLHGFRAAPRVFAEHDEAAVRDVLLRVGRLAELVPEIAELDLNPLVLTGQRVLAVDARVRVAPAAPVDPFLRRLRDPRRTS
- a CDS encoding OsmC family protein, with translation MTVIATAPVEVTYESGEEYVVRLGDHRLRTDQPRDSGGRDAGPSPVELLVASMAACTAFYAGRFLDRHGETRHGLSVTARYRTVSDPLARIAEVSLTVRVPQGLSERHRTALLAVVRHCTVHNTLRRAPEILIELTEVKS
- a CDS encoding universal stress protein; translated protein: MNAGPIVVGIDGTPAGERALRWAMDEAAQRKLPLHVVNAYQYEPLADWAMTSEQDARARSEALVEDALRAVAVGRLELPRIIRHCVRGPAAEALEVQARGASMLVVASHSGSRLRQVLLGSTSAHCVRHATVPVVVLPSADEQHDGAAVGTGQEAGR
- a CDS encoding CBS domain-containing protein — encoded protein: MRVRDLMTRDVVTVSPESPARDAAALLATKGFTALPVVDGAGTLVGVVTETDALRDRLPVDPRTLVHGEPSRARAVPRRTVADVMSEPVVAAAPGTDVAELARSMVRHGARSACVVDGKRLVGIVTRRDMLRAISRDDRTLAAEVLHRLSLYADAHRWTVSVVDGRVSIVDTVDDECDRHVAAVLAGAVPGVVDVRFPEARHAVDHG